CGTGTCGTTTGCGACGCGAAGGTTTTGCACAGGCTGGGATTGATGATCTTACTCGCTATCGCTGATTTTAACTTAAGTTTTTTTAAGCTAACTGTTTTCTGATTAATGGTTATAGTGGTCGTTTTTTCACTATTTACAATAATCAATGGGTTTTGTGAATCCATCGTTATTTAAAGGGGGCAGTGATGGAATTTGATCTTTTCAGTCAGATGTTGGTCTGGGCGTTTGTTTTGGCGGTCATTTTAGGTGTGGTGGCGAATAAAACCAGTTTTTGCACCATGGGTGCGGTATCCGATTGGGTCAATATGGGTGATAAAAGCCGCATGCGCTCTTGGTTGTTGGCCATTGCAACCGCCATTATGGCGGTCATGTTGATGGAGTGGCTGGAGCTGGTGGATATGTCCTTGACCACCAGTAATGAAACCTCTAATCCTCCTTATCGGGTCAGTAACTTTGTTTGGTTGCGTTACCTTGTCGGTGGGTTGATTTTTGGTGTTGGTATGACCTTGGGCAGCGGTTGTGGCAATAAAACCTTGCTGCGTTTGGGAGCCGGTAACGGCAAGTCTATTGTGGTGCTGTTGGCGATCAGTGCCGCAGCCTCTTTAATGATGTTCACCAGCATTGATTACGATCTGTTTTTGAGCTGGATGACCCCTTTGGCGGTTAACTTTACTGATTACGGCATCCATGATCAGTCTGTGGGTTCCATTGTTGAAGGTGTTGTGGGGGCTGAGCCGGATTCTCAATTAAATCTAATCGTTGCTGCCCTGATTGGGCTGGGTCTGTTTTGCTGTATTTTTAAATCCGCAGAGTTTCGTGCTAACCGAGAGTTGATTGTGGCTGGGTTGTTGGTTGGGTTGTTGGTTGCATTGGCGTGGTGGGTGACGGCAGGTGCGTTAGGACAGCAGTTGTTAGAAGAAGCTGATTTTATGGATGTGCGTCCTTATGCGTTGGGTGCCCAGTCTTTTACTTTTGTGGCACCAACAGCACACGCCTATCAATACATCGAACAGGGTTTTGATCGCAGTTATGTGAGCTTTGGTTTGGTGGCGGCTTTGGGCGTCATCTGTGGTTCTTTTGTCTACGCGCTGTTTTCTGGTACCTTCCGTTTTGAGTGGTTTGTGAACTGGAAAGATTTTCGTATGCACTTGGTGGGCGGTCTGTTAATGGGCGTTGGTGGAGTGTTGGCCATGGGCTGTACCATTGGTCAGGCGGTCACGGGTGCATCGACTCTGGCTTTGGGGTCTTTTGTGGCCTTTGCCGCCATCGTGCTTGGCAGTGCGTTGAGTATGAAGTACCAGTATTACAAAATGTTATACGATGATGCGACGGTTTTGGATGCGTTTGTAACCGCTCTGGTAGAGTTGCGTTTATTGCCGAAAAAACTGCGACGTTTGGAGGCTTTATAGGGATTTTAACCCTTGTTAATAAGGCCTATAAAAAAGGCTTGCGTTAAATTTTTATTAGGGTAATATACGCGGCCTCACCCCAGCGGTGAGGTAGTTTCAAGCAGGGCCGTTAGCTCAGTTGGTAGAGCATCTGACTTTTAATTAGGTGGTCGAAGGTTCGAATCCTTCACGTCCCACCATATTTTTCAAAGACTTAGCAAAACTCACCTCTCCACAAATCTTCCCGTGGGACACTGGTGGGGCACTTCCAAATCAAACACCAGCACAATGACATTCATTTTTGTTGTTATTTTTTCGTGCGTGCGTGTTTATCAATTCAATCTTCGGCAATCGCCACCAGCAAAAAAAGAATATTGAACCTAAATTGCCCCCTTTTCGCGGTCAACTGCCCCATGAGTGCCCCATAGACTACTTTTGTGTTTATAAATTATTGTTTTGTATAGATATTATTTAATAGATCACCTGATTATATATCAGGTGTTGCTGTTTTTTGTGGTTTGTCTTACTCTATTCCCCATTGTTCACGGTTGTTTTATGAGGGAAGGATATGGCCAGCATTGAGAAGCGCACCAGCAAAGAGGGAGTGGTCTCCTATCGGGTCAAAGTGAGGTTGAAAGGCTACCCAATACAAACGGCCTCTTTTGAACGGCGTACCGATGCCAAAAAGTGGGCGCAGCAAACAGAGGTCGCCATTAGGGAAGGGCGACACTTCAAAACCCGAGAGGCCAAACGGCATACTTTTAATGAGCTGGTGAAGCGGTACATAAAAGAGGTGGTGCCACGCAAGCCCAAAGCGGGGGCATACGATCACAGTTACCAACTCAGGTGGTGGGCTGATCAAATCGGGGATTGTGTGTTGGCGGACGTTACAGCGGCTTTACTGACAGAGACGCGGGACAAACTGGCCAATATACCCACAGTGAATGGGCAGAGGGCAGCCGCTACGGTGAACCGCTATCTTGCCTCTGCAAGCCATGCGTTTACGGTTGCGGTGAAAGAGTGGGGATGGCTGGAAGATTCGCCCATGCGGAACGTGAGTAAGTTTAAGGAGCCACGGGGACGGGTGCGCTATTTGAGTGAAGAAGAGCGGCCTAGGTTTCTTGCTGCTTGCCGAGAGAGCAGTAATCCATACCTGTACCCCGTTGTTGTTCTGGCACTCTCCACCGGAGCGAGAAAGATGGAGATATGTTCCCTTTCTTGGGCGGCCATCGACCTTAAGCGTGATGCTCCACAGATCGTTTTACATGAAACAAAGAACGGTGAGCGGCGTGTTTTGCCCCTAACAGGCCATGCTTTGGAGCTGGTGCGTGATTTGGCCAAAGTTCGGCGCATTGATACCCCGTTGCTTTTTCCGAGCTTGAAGAATCCCAGTAAGCCGATGGGCATTAGAGCGCCGTTTCTCAGAGCGTTGGCAAAGGCTGAAATAGAAGATTTTCACTTCCATGATTTGAGACACAGCGCGGCCAGTTATCTGGCCATGGACGGTGCCAGCATGGCGGAGATAGCGGAGGTTCTAGGGCATAAAACCCTACAGATGGTGAAACGCTACAGCCACCTTTCAGATGCACACACGGCCAGTGTGGTGGCTTCCATGAATGCCAAGATTTTTGGATAAGCCTCATTAAGGAAAAAATGCTAATGGCTACGGATAAAAATAAAAATGACCCGTTAGAAAGCCCCATTCTTTGTAGGGGCATGATTCATTACGCGGGGGGAAAACCCAGAAGCGGCTCAGAATTTATACCTCTTAGCTTCTGAAAAATTAAAGCGTTCTGAATCATTACCATCTAGCTTATCCGAATGGCTTGGGGAGATATTAGAGAACTTAGCCTTCTGTGATAGGGAGAATAGGGGAGCAATCCGAAAGGTGGTGAAGTTGAATGCTAAAAATGGGGGGCAAAGAAAAAATAGTGAACTAGGGTCAAAGATCGCCCGTATACAACATCAACATAAATGCAG
This sequence is a window from Gammaproteobacteria bacterium. Protein-coding genes within it:
- a CDS encoding YeeE/YedE family protein, which codes for MEFDLFSQMLVWAFVLAVILGVVANKTSFCTMGAVSDWVNMGDKSRMRSWLLAIATAIMAVMLMEWLELVDMSLTTSNETSNPPYRVSNFVWLRYLVGGLIFGVGMTLGSGCGNKTLLRLGAGNGKSIVVLLAISAAASLMMFTSIDYDLFLSWMTPLAVNFTDYGIHDQSVGSIVEGVVGAEPDSQLNLIVAALIGLGLFCCIFKSAEFRANRELIVAGLLVGLLVALAWWVTAGALGQQLLEEADFMDVRPYALGAQSFTFVAPTAHAYQYIEQGFDRSYVSFGLVAALGVICGSFVYALFSGTFRFEWFVNWKDFRMHLVGGLLMGVGGVLAMGCTIGQAVTGASTLALGSFVAFAAIVLGSALSMKYQYYKMLYDDATVLDAFVTALVELRLLPKKLRRLEAL
- a CDS encoding site-specific integrase; amino-acid sequence: MASIEKRTSKEGVVSYRVKVRLKGYPIQTASFERRTDAKKWAQQTEVAIREGRHFKTREAKRHTFNELVKRYIKEVVPRKPKAGAYDHSYQLRWWADQIGDCVLADVTAALLTETRDKLANIPTVNGQRAAATVNRYLASASHAFTVAVKEWGWLEDSPMRNVSKFKEPRGRVRYLSEEERPRFLAACRESSNPYLYPVVVLALSTGARKMEICSLSWAAIDLKRDAPQIVLHETKNGERRVLPLTGHALELVRDLAKVRRIDTPLLFPSLKNPSKPMGIRAPFLRALAKAEIEDFHFHDLRHSAASYLAMDGASMAEIAEVLGHKTLQMVKRYSHLSDAHTASVVASMNAKIFG